In Terriglobales bacterium, the genomic stretch TGTACACGGCTCCCGTTATCGCGTTCTGCAGTTTCAGCTTGGCGCCGACAATCGGCACGTCAATGCGGTGCAACAGTCTCTGAATGGGCGTCCCCCTTTTTGCCCGGCTGCGAGTCAACTAGCTTGCCTGCGACACGGCGGGTCGCAGGAGCTAAGTCGCCCCAGTGACCGTCAACATGGACGTAGTTGTTGTGAACAGCCCTTTTGAATTCAAATCGTTCCCGACGTCAAAACTACTTATCCACGACCAGTCAACCGTTTACGACAACTTTACGCAATTTTCCCCGGACAGCAATGGTATTGCTTAATAGCAAGGCGAATACAACCAACTATTCCAACTTTGCACTCAGTCACAACGAATTAACTTACCTTACGGCGGGTTGTGGACCGGCGCCGCCAGGGGCTCAGACCTGCAATCCCAGAGAACACCAGAAGCAGAGTGCTCGGTTCCGGGATAGCAGATGGAAGGGTTACCGACAAATCGTAGGTTCCCTCCGACGCGCCATTCAGGGGAGTTACTGATACATAAAAGACAGCACTGGTTGGGGCGATGAAGTTTGTAATCAACTCATGAAATGGAGTGCCAGGGACACCGACTGCAAGTGACGTTTGCCGAAGCGTCCCACAATGCCGGCTCCACCAAGAACGCATTAGCATTTGAGATTAAGTCGATGTTGATCGAGTCTGCGGCCGACACTGGCGGAAGGCTGAAGAAGGCGCCATTCGCGCCGCAATTCGAGGCCGTGCTTACTGATCCAAGAAGGTCGACCGTACCATTAACTACTCCAGGCGATAGATCTTGCGCCGTCGCGATCGTGCAATGGGGCGCTGCTTCCTCAACGATCGTTGATGCGCAAGCGGGAGCCGCGGCTGATAAAGCCATCACCAGTGCGAGGAGCACAATTAGACCTTTTGCAACGGTGCGCTGTCTCATGTGGCCTCCTTCCGTGTCGCAAGACTCATTCGAACAGCGGCAATTCCATTGCCAATTGTTATGAAGAAAACACCGGGTTTCCGGTCCTGCATTCGAAGGTGGATGCAGAAGCTTGCACACAGTAATCACGTGGCTACCACAGTTACGCTACTTGCGAGCGCTGAAAGTCCCCACAGAGACGAATGGGTGCAGTAGCTAAGTTGTTGGGTATATTGGCTGCCCCCCAGGGATTCGAACCCCGATATGCTGATCCAGAGTCAGCTGTCCTACCATTGAACGAGGGGGCAGCGAAAAGGCAGTTATTTCAGGATTTACGGCTGGAACCGTTCTCCACCATCGATTTTATGTATGCTGCGGGGAATGGTCAATGCTGCTTCTGGACAATCGCCGCATCAGATCCCGCCCAGAGGCCGTGTGAATGCCGGTCCGCGAGCGTTGCATGGCAGAGTCACCCGCCTCGCCCCTGGAACCCGAGCTTTCAGCGGGGGACTACAATAGTTCCGCTTCGAAAAAGTGTAGATGGTGAACTCCGATGATTGCCGCCGTAGGGAAACTGTACACTTCGCCCGATACAACTGAGTTTGCCCGACGCCCCCTCCAGGCTGAAGAATGTGCCCTGGTGGTGGTGGATATCCAGCAGAAGCTCCTGCCGCCAATCTTCAACAAAGAGGAACTGGTGCGAAATGGACAGCTGCTGGTCCGTCTCGCCAAGATCATGAAGCTGCCGATGCTGGTCACCACTCAGTACGCGCGCGGATTGGGATCGACAATTCCTGAAATAGCATCTCTGCTGCCGGAGATCGCCCCCATCGACAAGCTGGAATTCAGCTGCTTCGGCAGCGACGAATTTTGCAATTCCCTAAAGAATCTGCCAGGCAATCGCAACACTGTGCTGCTGTGCGGCATGGAGACTCACATCTGCGTGATGCAGACGGCGCTGGCAGCGCTCAATCGCGGATATTTGGTGCACGTGGCTTCCGATGCCGTGGGTTCTCGCGTGGAATGGAACTGGAGGATCGGATTGGAGCGCATGCAGGCGGCCGGTGCCCTTATCTCATCCACCGAAACGATGATCTACGAGCTGCTGCGGTCCTCCGGCAGCTCGAGCTTTAAAGAGATGCTGCCTTATTTGAAGGGCTGAATTTCTGCCGCATCTGGCGCATCTCTTGCGTTCCTGGACACAACGGCCTTCACCATCGCTTGGGATCGTAGGTGAAATCCACCAGACCGTCTCGGTAGTCGATCTTGATATCGAGAAGACGAAGCATGGCGAAACCAAGCAAGCCGGAAACATCCGTTCCGGCGCCGTTGCTCATGGATGTCATGTCGAACGCAGTCAGGTCCTGATTTTCCTGACGCAGGTGACCGAACTGGAGAATCGCTGTGTCGGCTGAATACACGTTCTTGACCGAGCCGCTGATGCCTTTGACGATCATGCCGGAGTTGCCCTGCACTTTGGTGACCTCCCTGGCGGCATCGGTGGAGATGAGATTACTGAAGGCGCCGGTGTCGAGCAGAAACAGCTTGGGTGGTATTTCGCCAATGCGGGTGGGGACCAAGAGGTAGTGCCCGAAACGGTAAACCTGCGTCCAGGACTTCATCTCCGGGGCGATATAGCGATCCTGGAGGGCAGGCGCCTGACTCGAATCATTTTTCGTGTTTGTGGAATCATCCTTCTGAGGTCGTTCTGAACCGGAACCGGAATCGGAGTCGTCGGCGTCGGCATGTAGAGCGATATTGGTCGAGCCTTCCCCAGGACGCTTCGGCAGCTCCCGCAAATACAGCTTCTCTCCCGGAAAATCGATTTCCACCAGAAAAGCATCAAAGACGTCTGCGCCGATGAGCCCATCCTCCCCGGCCACCGAGCGATCTTCAAGCACCCTCACCGGACAATCTTTGAACTCCAGGTCACCGATCTTGAGAGAATCCGCCAATCCCAGATATCCCGCTCGATTGCCTTTGTCCCCGATGCCACGAATATCGACGTCCGAGAGTCTGTGGACACCGGCTTTGACCGCCAGGTTGC encodes the following:
- a CDS encoding hydrolase, which encodes MIAAVGKLYTSPDTTEFARRPLQAEECALVVVDIQQKLLPPIFNKEELVRNGQLLVRLAKIMKLPMLVTTQYARGLGSTIPEIASLLPEIAPIDKLEFSCFGSDEFCNSLKNLPGNRNTVLLCGMETHICVMQTALAALNRGYLVHVASDAVGSRVEWNWRIGLERMQAAGALISSTETMIYELLRSSGSSSFKEMLPYLKG